The Psychroflexus sp. ALD_RP9 region GATATCCAGACCCAAAACCGACCTGAAATCGATCGGTGGATTTTATCTGAATTAAATACACTCATAAAAACAGTCGATAGTTTTTATGCTGAATATGAGCCAACTAAAGCAACACGAGCCATTTCAGAATTTGTTCAAGAAAATTTAAGTAATTGGTATGTGCGCTTAAGCAGAAGACGTTTCTGGAAAGGCGACTACAAATCTGATAAAATTTCAGCCTATCAAACTCTGTTTACTTGCTTAAAAACCATAGCTCAATTATCAGCGCCAGTAGCACCGTTTTATTCAGATCGGCTTTACAAAGACTTAACTTCCAGTATACAAACTGAAGGTTTTGAAAGTGTACATTTGGCCGAGTTTCCTAAAGTAGAAGAATCATTAATCGATGCCGATTTAGAACATAAAATGCAAATGGCACAAACCATATCTTCATTAGCACTTTCATTACGAAAGAAAGAAATGATAAAGGTAAGGCAGCCTTTAAAACGCATTATGATTCCTGTGCTCGATTCAAATATCAAGTCACAAATAAGTGAAGTAGCAGACTTGATTAAGTCAGAAATTAATGTCAAAGCAATCGAATTTATTGATGACACATCAGGTATTTTAATTAAAGAAATTAAACCTAATTTTAAAGTTCTTGGGCCTCGATTTGGTAAAGATATGAAGTTAGCTGTTCAAGCAATTAATCAGCTTGATGCCAATGCTATCGCTAAAATTGAAGCAGAAGAACAGTTAGAGATTAGTATAAATAACGAACCGACAATATTAACACGTAATGAGGTTGAAATTATTTCGCAAGATATTGAAGGCTGGTTGGTTGCTTCAGCAAATGGGCTAACGGTAGCCTTAGATGTTAGCCTTAATGATGAGTTAAAATATGAAGGTATTGCACGTGAATTGGTCAATCGTATTCAAAATTTACGAAAAGATTCTGGTTTTGAAGTGACCGATCGTATTAAAATAGACCTGAAAGAAACAGCTAATTTGAAACAAGCAGTTCAGGCTAATTTAGAATATATTAAAAAAGAAACATTAGCAAACGAATTAAATATAAACACCGATGTTGAAAATGGCGTTGAAGTAGAATTTGACGATGTGAGCACCATTTTGAGCATTACTAAATTATAATTAAAATGACAGATGTAAATACAAAAGATCGCTATTCTGACCAAGAGCTAGAAGAGTTTAAGGCTTTAATTGAAGACAAAATTGAAAAAGCACAACATCAATTACAGCAGTATGTAGATGCTTATAAAAATGGAAGTTCAAACGATACAGAAGATACTTCGCCAACCTTTAAATCTTTCGACGAAGGTAGTAGCACTTTAAGTAAAGAAGCCAATTCTCAATTGGCGATTAGACAAGAAAAGTTTATCCGTGACTTAAAAAATGCACTTATTCGTATTGAAAACAAAACTTATGGTATTTGCCGTGTAACGGGTAAATTAATCAATAAAGAGCGTTTAAAATTAGTCCCTCATGCTACATTAAGCATCGAAGCTAAAAATAAGCAGTAAATATGTCGATACCAGATTAAATTAATTTTTTTAATCTGGTATTACCATTTTTTAAAAGGCTTTTTACTTAGACTTGAATTGTAATATTTAATTTCTCCTGTCACTTCTTTACCAAGCCAATCTGGCTTTTTAAAAGTTTCGTTAGGTTTACTAAGTTCTATTTCTGCAAGAATGAGTCCTTTATTTTCTCCCTCGAACACATCAACTTCGTAATTATGAAGGCCAAATGGAATTACATATCGCGTTTTTTCTATTGGATAGTCTTCACATAGTTGTAGTAGTTGTTGGGCATCTAAAATACTAATTGGTTTTTCCCACTCAAAACGGCTTGTACCATCTTGACTCGATTGGCCTTTAACGGTTAAAAATGCAGTTTGTGCTAAAATTCTTACGCGTACACTTCGCTGAGGATGCGTGTTTAAATAGGCTTGTTTAATATAATAGTGAGACTCTGCTTCCTTGATAAAACGAGTCGAGTTGACTAAAAATTTACGTTCTACTTCTTGCATTGACGCTTATATTTTTGGTAAAGATAAGTGTTTAGAGGCCAAAATAAAGCGGTGTATATAATTGCTGTTAATAAACATACAACTGTAACTTGTAACAAACCTTTTAAACTCCAGTTGAATAGGCCAGATTGGTTTGTGCTAAAAAAATAAATTTCTTGTAAACCAATTACAATAACAGCAAAAACAAGACCTTCGGTATAGATAAATTTTAAAATACCCTTTTTCTTTTTCTGCTCCCATTGTTTTATAAATTGATCTCGACTCAATGAAATAGCTGTTTAAATTGAAAATTAAATTTACAAAATATCTCTTTAGTGGTGAAATTTATGGTTTCATGTTTACCCCGATTAAAACCTGCCCCAGATTGTAGTGAAAAACCCACAGTTTAAAAGCCTTAGCCTAAAGTCTTTTGCAAAGCGACTTTAGGAGCTCTTGCTAAAAGGCACTTAGGACTTGGCTTTTTAACGCGGATTTGCAACGTAAAGCTGGATTAAGGCACAACAAATCAACTTATATTTGTAGTATGGTAGTAGACGATTTTAAGGCGTATATTAGAAAAATTATTCATGTTGATATGGATGCGTTTTATGCATCGGTAGAGCAGTTAGACGACCCAAATTTGCGCTATTTGCCTATTGCTGTTGGTGGTAGTTCAAAGCGCGGCGTGGTTGCTGCGGCAAGTTACGAAGCTAGAAAATATGGCGTTAAAAGTGCTATGAGTGGTAGGCTTGCGGCAAAATTATGTCCAGATTTGGTTTTTGTAAAGCCACGATTTGAACGCTACCAAGAGATCTCTAAACGCATACGGGATATTTTTTTTGAATATACACCTTTGGTCGAGCCATTGTCTCTAGATGAAGCCTATTTAGATGTGACTGTTAACCGTAAAAAAGCACCAAGTGCAACCTTATTAGCCAAAGAAATTCGGCAAAAAATAAAAGAAAAAACAGGTTTAAATGCTTCGGCAGGCATTTCGATTAACAAGTTTTTGGCCAAAATTGCGAGTGATATCAATAAACCTAATGGTCAAAAAACAATTGCTCCAGATGAGGTTTTAGGGTTTTTAGAAACACTTGATGTAAGAAAGTTTTATGGCGTTGGTAAAGTGACTAAAGATAAAATGTATCAACTTGGTATTTTTACTGGTGCTGATTTAAAATCTAAGTCTTTAGATGAATTACAACAGCATTTTGGAAAAAGTGGTGCTTTTTATTATCAGGTGGTTCGAGGGATTCATTTAAGCGAAGTTAAAACCGAACGCCAACGAAAATCGGTTGGTGCTGAGCGCACTTTTAATGAAAATATTTCTTCTGAAATCTATATGATTTCTCGACTTGAAGCAATTGCTGAAGAGTTAGAAAAGCGACTAAAAAAGCATGGTTTAGCGGGGAAAACGATTACACTAAAAATTAAATATAGCGACTTTTCGGTTCAAACGCGAAGTAAAACTTTAGGCTTGTTTATAGCTTCAAAAGAACTAATATTAGAAGAATCTAAAGATTTGCTGTATCAGGAACGCTTAAAAAACTCAGTGCGTTTGTTGGGCATTAGTTTGCATAAGCTTAATAGCGAGCAAAATTCAAGTGAATTAACAGCCAAAGAAGCGGCGGCAGCTTCAAGACAACACGAACAGTTAAGATTGCCGTTTTAAGGTTAATTAAAAAGCCTACATCAAGAGATACAGGCTTTTTTTAAGTTTTAATAACTTTAGGTTGATGGTTTTAATATCTGTAATATTCAGGCTTAAATGGTCCTTCAACTGTTACGCCAATATATTCGGCTTGGTCTTGTTTTAATTCTGTTAATTCGGCACCGATGCGTTCTAAGTGAAGTTTAGCAACTTTTTCGTCAAGATGTTTCGGTAACATATAAACTTCATTTTTATAGCGATCTGTGTTTTGCCATAGCTCTAATTGCGCTAGCGTTTGGTTTGTAAATGAGTTACTCATTACAAAACTTGGGTGACCTGTAGCACAGCCTAAGTTAACTAGTCGGCCTTCAGCAAGTAAAATAATATCTTTGCCGTTAACAGTATACTTATCAACTTGTGGTTTAATTTCAACATGTGTACTACCGTGATTTTGCTTCAGCCAAGCGACATCAATTTCATTATCAAAGTGGCCGATGTTGCAAACAATGGTTTTGTCTTTCATAGCTTCAAAATGTTCTCCACGCACAATATCGCGATTTCCAGTAGTTGTAATGACTATATCAGCATTGCCAACAACGGTTTCAAGCTGTTTAACTTCAAAACCATCCATGGCGGCTTGTAAAGCACAAATTGGGTCAATTTCAGTAATTGTAACTATAGAGCCAGCACCTTTAAATGAAGCGGCTGTACCTTTACCTACATCGCCATAACCACAAACAACAACGCGTTTTCCAGCAAGCATTACATCAGTGGCACGTCTAATTGCGTCAACAGCGCTTTCACGGCAGCCATATTTGTTATCAAATTTAGATTTGGTTACACTGTCATTAACATTGATAGCTGGCATTGGTAAAGTGCCGTTTTTCATACGCTCATATAAGCGATGAACGCCTGTAGTGGTTTCTTCAGATAGGCCTTTAATGTTATCGGCGAGTTCAGGATAGTCATCAAGTACCATATTGGTTAAATCGCCACCATCATCTAAAATCATATTTAGTGGTTGTCGGTCTTCGCCAAAAAATAAAGTTTGCTCAATGCACCAGTTAAACTCTTCTTCTGTCATACCTTTCCATGCATAAACTGAAACACCAGCAGCAGCAATAGCAGCAGCAGCATGGTCTTGTGTAGAGAATATGTTACAAGAACTCCAAGTCACTTCAGCACCAAGCGCAACTAAAGTTTCAATTAAAACCGCTGTTTGTATGGTCATGTGTAAGCAGCCAGCAATTCGAGCGCCTTTTAAAGGTTGCGCATCGCCATATTCTTCACGTAAAGCCATAAGACCAGGCATTTCGGCTTCTGCAAGCTCTATTTCGCGTCTTCCCCATTCGGCTAAGCTAATATCTTTAACTTTGTAAGGTGTATAAGTTGGAGTTTCTGTACTCATAAGTAATAATTTATCTATTTTTGAATTGCAAAACTAAGCAATACGAGCAGAATTTTATGCCGATTTACAAAACAATAACAATAGATCAATACACTAAAGCACTGATTTGGAAGATTGAAGAACCCATTGAAGTCCTAGAAGAATCAATTGAGCTTAGTGAATATTGCGCAGAACGCTACCAGAATATGTCTTCTGAAATTCATCGAAAAGGCTTTATGAGTGTGCGTCAACTACTGAAGTTACTTGGGTATACTGATTTCGATTTAACTTATGATGCTAAAGGTAAACCGCACTTAAATGATGGTACAGAGATTTCAATTAGTCACTCTTTTCAATTTTCAGCAGTGATCGTTTCTAACCGAAAAGTCGGTATTGATATTGAAAAACAACGGGATAAAATTAAGCGGATTGCTCCTAAATTTACACCAATAGAAGAATATCAATCGCTTGGAGAAACCGATTTAATAAGAAAATTAACTATGGTTTGGGGTGCAAAAGAAGCACTTTACAAGCTATATGGTAAAAAAGGTTTACGGTTTTTAGAAGATATTTTTGTTCGTGATTTCGACTTTCAAAATTTTACCACAACAGCCGAAGTTTATCAAAATAATTTAACCACAACTTACCGCTTAAATTTTTTAGAATTTGAGTCTTATACTTGTGTTTATGCCTTAGCTCTATGAAGACGCAGACCCAACAATTACTTAAACAACTGCAGTTGGTTGGTCAACAATTAGCAATTTTAATAGACCCTGACAAGTTTAAATCACATCAAAGTGCGGCTATTGTTAAAGCCTTGCCAAGCAAAACTGATTATCTATTTGTTGGTGGGAGCACAGCTACTGCACAACAAACTGAAGCCTGCGTTAAAAGATTAAAACAGCAAACTGATTTACCCATTATTTTGTTTCCAGGGCATTATCAGCAAGTTTGTCGAGCAGCCGATGCCATTTTATTTTTAAGTTTGCTTTCTGGCCATAACCCTGATTATTTAGTGCATCATCAAGTGGCGTCTGTACCACTTTTGCGTGCGTCTAATCTAGAAATTTTACCCACAGCTTATGTATTAATCGACGGTGGTAAGCCTTCAGCTGTAGAGCGCGTTAGCCAGACTTCAGCGATATTACAATCTAATATTGAATTAATTGTTGATACCGCTTTAGCAGCCGAATATATGGGTAAACAACTGATCTATCTTGAAGCAGGAAGTGGCGCTATTTATCCTGTTTCAACCGAAGTTATTTCAGCAGTACATAAAGCTTGCCGTTTACCGATTATTGTTGGTGGTGGCTTAAAAACTCAGCACCAAATAGAGCAAGCTTATCAAGCAGGAGCAAGCTTAGTTGTTGTCGGAACAGCATTTGAGCAACAATTTATTTAAATTTTAAACCTATTACTTATGAATATATCAGTAGAATTAACTTTAACACCTATTCAAGATAATTATGAGCCAGCGATTATTCAACTTATTCAAAATTTACGAAACTCAGGTTTAAAGGTTTTAGAAAATCCGTTGAGTACGCAAGTTTATGGTGATTATGATGAGGTCATGACAGTGCTTAACAAAGAAATAAAAATTGCTATGGAAGCTGTAGATCGTGGCTTATTATACATGAAAATTGTTAAAAGTAATCGTTACCGATTATGAGCCGCATTTTTAATTGGTTGTTTGAACCCTATTTTGGTACACCAAACCACTTAATTGTTTTAGAAGTAATTGGTGTCGTTTTTGGTTTTTTGAGTGTATGGTATTCAAAAAAAGATAACATCTTAGTATTTCCTACGGGTTTAATTAGTACATCGATTTTTGTTTATATTTTGTTTGTATATGGCCTGTTAGGTGATATGATGATTAATGCTTATTATTTCATTATGAGTATTTATGGCTGGTACATATGGACAAGAAAACAAGATAAAAACCACTACATACCTATTAAAAAAGCCACTAAAGAAGAACATTTTAACAGCGTGCTGCTTTTTATGGGTACTATCTGCTTTATTATAATCGTCTATAGCTCGTTTGACAAATGGGATTCCTGGACGGCTTATGTAGACACATTTACAACCGCTTTGTTTTTTGTTGGGATGTGGCTGATGGCCAAAAAACGACTTGAAAATTGGCTGTATTGGATTATAGGTGACTTGATTTCAATACCGCTTTATTTTTACAAAGGCTTAGCCTTAACGGCTCTGCAATATATATTATTTACAATTATCGCAATTTACGGTTATAAAGCATGGCAAAAACAACTGAACACACCCAAAACCAACTTATTAAAATAGTACTTTTTGGGCCCGAATCAACTGGCAAAACCACACTTGCCCAATCGCTTGCAAACCATTACCAAACCAATTGGGTAGAAGAGTTTGCACGTGATTATTTACAGAAAAAATATGATGATTCTGGTCTAATTTGTGAACCGAAAGATATTATGCCAATTGTAGAAGGCCAATTGAAATTAGAAAAAAAGAAGGCTTTAAACGCAAAAAAATTCTTATTTTGCGATACTAACCCTTTGCAAACCTATGTTTATGCAAATGCTTATTATACCAATTATGAAAATAATAGATTTGAAACCATCCTGAACCAGCTTGACTATCAGCTTTATTTCTTAACCAACATCGATACACCTTGGGTTAAAGATGACTTAAGAGATAAGCCAACTGAACGCCATAAAATGCTAAAATTGTTTTCAGATGAATTGAAAGCTAGAAACTTAAATTTTATAATGCTTTCAGGAAATGAAAATCAGCGTTTGCAACAAGCGATAACCTACATTGATAAATTATTCTAACCAAATAATGATGACAAAATTCCTAACAGAAGACCTCAAACAAATTAAAAATCACCACTTAAGTCCAGAAAAAGTTGAAAATGATTTAAAAAAATTTAAAGAAGGCTTTGGTACCTTAAATATTGTAAGACCAGCAACTATAGGCGATGGAATTCTTACTCTAGAAGAAAACCAACTTAAGCATTTTATTGATGTTTATAATAATTCAACTTTAAGCCGTTGTAAATTTGTACCTGCTAGT contains the following coding sequences:
- a CDS encoding TraR/DksA family transcriptional regulator, producing the protein MTDVNTKDRYSDQELEEFKALIEDKIEKAQHQLQQYVDAYKNGSSNDTEDTSPTFKSFDEGSSTLSKEANSQLAIRQEKFIRDLKNALIRIENKTYGICRVTGKLINKERLKLVPHATLSIEAKNKQ
- a CDS encoding CYTH domain-containing protein — its product is MQEVERKFLVNSTRFIKEAESHYYIKQAYLNTHPQRSVRVRILAQTAFLTVKGQSSQDGTSRFEWEKPISILDAQQLLQLCEDYPIEKTRYVIPFGLHNYEVDVFEGENKGLILAEIELSKPNETFKKPDWLGKEVTGEIKYYNSSLSKKPFKKW
- the dinB gene encoding DNA polymerase IV produces the protein MVVDDFKAYIRKIIHVDMDAFYASVEQLDDPNLRYLPIAVGGSSKRGVVAAASYEARKYGVKSAMSGRLAAKLCPDLVFVKPRFERYQEISKRIRDIFFEYTPLVEPLSLDEAYLDVTVNRKKAPSATLLAKEIRQKIKEKTGLNASAGISINKFLAKIASDINKPNGQKTIAPDEVLGFLETLDVRKFYGVGKVTKDKMYQLGIFTGADLKSKSLDELQQHFGKSGAFYYQVVRGIHLSEVKTERQRKSVGAERTFNENISSEIYMISRLEAIAEELEKRLKKHGLAGKTITLKIKYSDFSVQTRSKTLGLFIASKELILEESKDLLYQERLKNSVRLLGISLHKLNSEQNSSELTAKEAAAASRQHEQLRLPF
- the ahcY gene encoding adenosylhomocysteinase, translated to MSTETPTYTPYKVKDISLAEWGRREIELAEAEMPGLMALREEYGDAQPLKGARIAGCLHMTIQTAVLIETLVALGAEVTWSSCNIFSTQDHAAAAIAAAGVSVYAWKGMTEEEFNWCIEQTLFFGEDRQPLNMILDDGGDLTNMVLDDYPELADNIKGLSEETTTGVHRLYERMKNGTLPMPAINVNDSVTKSKFDNKYGCRESAVDAIRRATDVMLAGKRVVVCGYGDVGKGTAASFKGAGSIVTITEIDPICALQAAMDGFEVKQLETVVGNADIVITTTGNRDIVRGEHFEAMKDKTIVCNIGHFDNEIDVAWLKQNHGSTHVEIKPQVDKYTVNGKDIILLAEGRLVNLGCATGHPSFVMSNSFTNQTLAQLELWQNTDRYKNEVYMLPKHLDEKVAKLHLERIGAELTELKQDQAEYIGVTVEGPFKPEYYRY
- a CDS encoding 4'-phosphopantetheinyl transferase family protein, which translates into the protein MPIYKTITIDQYTKALIWKIEEPIEVLEESIELSEYCAERYQNMSSEIHRKGFMSVRQLLKLLGYTDFDLTYDAKGKPHLNDGTEISISHSFQFSAVIVSNRKVGIDIEKQRDKIKRIAPKFTPIEEYQSLGETDLIRKLTMVWGAKEALYKLYGKKGLRFLEDIFVRDFDFQNFTTTAEVYQNNLTTTYRLNFLEFESYTCVYALAL
- a CDS encoding geranylgeranylglyceryl/heptaprenylglyceryl phosphate synthase, whose translation is MKTQTQQLLKQLQLVGQQLAILIDPDKFKSHQSAAIVKALPSKTDYLFVGGSTATAQQTEACVKRLKQQTDLPIILFPGHYQQVCRAADAILFLSLLSGHNPDYLVHHQVASVPLLRASNLEILPTAYVLIDGGKPSAVERVSQTSAILQSNIELIVDTALAAEYMGKQLIYLEAGSGAIYPVSTEVISAVHKACRLPIIVGGGLKTQHQIEQAYQAGASLVVVGTAFEQQFI
- the pnuC gene encoding nicotinamide riboside transporter PnuC, giving the protein MSRIFNWLFEPYFGTPNHLIVLEVIGVVFGFLSVWYSKKDNILVFPTGLISTSIFVYILFVYGLLGDMMINAYYFIMSIYGWYIWTRKQDKNHYIPIKKATKEEHFNSVLLFMGTICFIIIVYSSFDKWDSWTAYVDTFTTALFFVGMWLMAKKRLENWLYWIIGDLISIPLYFYKGLALTALQYILFTIIAIYGYKAWQKQLNTPKTNLLK
- a CDS encoding AAA family ATPase, whose amino-acid sequence is MAKTTEHTQNQLIKIVLFGPESTGKTTLAQSLANHYQTNWVEEFARDYLQKKYDDSGLICEPKDIMPIVEGQLKLEKKKALNAKKFLFCDTNPLQTYVYANAYYTNYENNRFETILNQLDYQLYFLTNIDTPWVKDDLRDKPTERHKMLKLFSDELKARNLNFIMLSGNENQRLQQAITYIDKLF